CAAACCTTGATCTGCATGTATGGCAGTTGGGCTTGAAACATTTGCAAGttatttgcaaagcaaagggaaAATACAGCAGAACAGAAATGAAGTGATGATTGCAACAAACTCTGTAAAGTTCTACACCACACTTTTAAGGAATGTCTCAAAatcctattaaatttggtaaaACGTCAGTAAGTTATGCAGACGGGCCTTCTTATGATGTGATTTTACAGATACTTTAACTATGTGAGACATAATGAACACTTACATGTAGGTCTACAAATAATTTCAACTATGGTTTCAAGTTTGTGATAACATATACTGTCAAAGTATTTCTTCCTCCAACAACACACCAGTACACAGACCTTTTGGTAGTATGAAACATTTAATACATAATGAAGAAGTGAAACAAACATTTTCTTTCACAACTCCTCTGTAGAAAGAGGATATAAAATGTATTGTGGTGGATTCTATAATTATTACTATTTGAATTCTTAGATTTTACCATTACTGTACAGAAAGTAATGATCCCTTATTCAACACTTTACTGTGTTGTacatttgatttgatatatAATTACCATTTTTACCCATCAgtccaataataataataactgttAGTTATACTGTTAATAATAACAGAGCCATCACCCCTAAATGTGTCATGCTCAGTTCTTAGGTGCACGGTCACTTGAGGAATatctcttcttggctgttcagtATGAAAGCTACTGCACGGCTTGTCTCGATGTTCAATACTTGTGGTGACCATACCAGCTGACATTAGTTTGACTACTATCGACTCCCCAATCTGTGAACCCAACTGCCTCATCAGATcagtaaagtgttggaagctaTGAGTGTCAGTACCAGGTGTTGAAGTGTATGGGCACTCCTTCGTAGCCTTCCTAgttgaaaatgaaatgtgccatattttgtcaactgtgatttttacaccccaatcgaaatttgtcctccgcttttaacccatctgtgcagtcagaacacacacacacacacacacactagtgattactagggggatgtggtgcacacgtgcccagagcggtgggcagccctagccgtATTTCACGttctgtcccgggcgtcccaggttttttttttaagagaggaaatgtcctggtttttaaattacctttgtaggtaccatgctaaaccagcaggtggcagtaccactggcaacacatggaacaagcttgctttgacggaagtaagggtgtgtctacagttcaggtgtttaaataccctgaacagccattcatctctctctctctggtttgactgacacataggttagacctattaaagagaggctccgtaatatctccctctttctctggtttgactgacaccgaggttagacctattaaagagaggctccgccatttctctctctccggttttctttgagaacacgcgaactttgctacgactaacagcaaacagctgaaagtcgtattagttaattaacgagcccgagttacggtgtaatctaaccagcaaccgatcaacgttaccgcggaaacagattcaccaaactacttcaatcaagcttgttaacgcggccacatggactgaaacaaaggcgatcaattccctttagttaaaccgtgaacgagactctcattcctggacttcatatccagaaggacgattcccagctcacctggacgacatcgctttatcaacgaggagcctgcggtggaaattccctcctaattcagggaggacgatgACACTAcccaaaatcctcaacacgtgagactaaccgctgggcatagtttataaaagggcaaagttacttgaactgcagagttaaccaagttttctgttaatacattctgaatgtgtttaacttaattttcataatcttcatcaagatttgtacatacaaagttctctttgctgtgcatgccaccatcttttatttatctgattaatggacaacttgtagtcttccccattctcagacacaccacattaatttttagttattaagccagcgccattactctttgttctgaccacgttggaataaaccagctgagctcattaacatagtcgcgctgctttactgtttaaagtcggcgccattttagttgctttgttctctaggggtgggcggatcgatatttatatcgatagtatcgatacaaaggtgaggatcggtatcggatcgataccacagcgaaaatatcgattcttttgctgcagtttagaggtctgcgcgggactgcttttttaatcccactcccgcccgctcccgcttgttttaatccagctcccgccaaaaaatcgcttgttttaatcccgctcccgcccgcacctgcttgttttagtcccgctcccgcccgcactggccaaaaaatcgcttattttaatcccgcacccgtccgccacatacacatttctgtcgcccccacccgcaatcctaatatgaattgaattagatttagtacttgaaattttcttatgtatttattaaaacagctatatagcgatggatcgcgctgtcccatttcttaccacagtccaaacacatgcagtcaggtgacgtacaccaacactttctgatatcaatcacaacaagccgatttccctctccattaattacaatggaatatgacttccatacatcagactttcctgtagttggcttaattgtggtgtattcgcctgttttaattgaattttccacagctgaaactggttgaccgtctacagcaggggtcggcaacctatggcacgggtgccaccattggcacgaggcataatcactggcacgcgacacgctggaccagcatcagcaaaaatatatataatttaatataaattattatattaatggattataatttcaagtaaaaagtatccccccccccccccccaacggtttggaagtatcggtatcggcgatactgaccagtatcgtatcggtatcgtattgataccaaaattccgagtatcgcccacccctattgttctctataggagaactgagattacaactccgcctcctcacacgcgcacaagcgcgtgcacacattacactcctcccctttttacacacacacacacacacacacactaaatacccagtcttcactgtaaatatactgatccttgtcgatgccgtttgttttagaatagttggttttaaataaatgtatcatttattttcaccaaattgtctgtgttgatgtcattcaaaagtggttgttgccaaaacctccaaagaattcatagttaaatccttcagataccaaaccattaattaccattagttaataactaaatgttatagttctggtataattagaatattaaaggattagtaggtgaaacccctacaccttcattggaccattaaaatgtaaattttcaggcactagggcactggGCTGCGTGTGGCataatccctgagccgcgtcagtgatggcagccctgttcttaatcagaatgtagacagcgtgactgtcagtacgcaacataCAACACCCCCACCGGGGGGATCAGCAGTTATCAGTTTTAGCCGTCtctatggcttcttaaggaagcttagtGAAATGGATCGCTGCTGAATTTTTCTGGCTCGCCTTCACGTCTTCAGCCCTTTCTCTGTGATCTCTGGTTGCGTTTCTTGTGTTTAGGTGTCGTCACCTTgtgctctctctcatctcttttGCTTTTCTACTACTTAATTAAGTAACTATCCCCTGCTTActagcctacctcaagttttccccctgcTTTATCTCTTCGTATCCATTCTTcgttttattttgggaagggtttttgtttcgtCACGACGTCTGCCTGCTGTCCCCTGGCGTCCTAAGTTTTGTTTTCTCACGTTGAGTTTTCTCCACGTCTTTTCTGTTGCATTTTTCTCCCGCGTGTTtgcggtgtttgtgtgtgtacgcactcacacattttgctctttgcGTTTTGTCAGCACTTGGGTCTACTACTCTCTAGGTTTTGACGCGGTGTGTACTTGTTGGTACACCCAACGTTacatgcgtggccttgccttgcgcgcgccctttccattgtatcataatcaggtcgtaatacTTTTTTCCAAAAGGCTGAGATTGttcaatctttaaatcttctatcaggatctgtgggatcatgtggacattttattgtgaaaagtagAATCCTGTGGACACTgaattttgaatagttggattctgtgagcgttttaaatagtggcatcctgtgggcattttattgtgaatagtgggatcctgtgggcattgtATTTTGagtagttggatcctgtgagcacttatttttaaattgtggaatcctgttgcattttagtttgatttgtggtatcttgtgggcatttaattttgtgtgcattttgttttttgaataatttgtaatttgaatttctttattcttatcataatgttgtccattggacaataggactgaaaacaTAGGACTGAAAAAAATAGGactgtttgcactttatggtacaggttgtgattgTCGTTGTGCTGTGAGAAAGTATGTtcccagggtatctgcacatttttaaatctcaaattcaatgacttaagacctttttaatacctctcacaagaaaaaagaaTACTAtaactggggatgcaggtgtgttccacatcgttgatgGGGgtcaccgggggggggggggggggggcgcgtatactccagcgctaggaccctggagcggttattttctgcatggtcctagcgctagattcggcaaagttcacatcgcgccatcTACCATGCGGAGTATACGGGCGTtgcggaaatgataatatacatatcgtcggtaaaataaaacagaacaactgagcaacacacacataataatttaatgcctcccctcataaaattccagacatttaaagacatttttaggccttgaatatggaaaactttttaaaaactgacaattttaagactttttaaggactcGCAGGTACTCtggttcctgagcccagctgatcttttgcaagtatggatgtgcacttaaatacactttgaaattgattaaaacaacttgtgatGAATTTGATTAATGACTCATCcctttttgcattaaataactgaaagtaactaagtaacttttactcaaattacattttaaatgaagtaattttgtacttttactcaagtaaattttgagatgggtcattttactttttatttattGGTTTATTTCAGTGGTATTCACTCTACTGAAGGCATCTGTGACTTAACAGTTTTCCTCAACTCAATACGGAGCTAAGGAGGTAATCAATTTAGTAGTAATAGTtacacaaatggcttgagaactggggtgtgtggggggtttaCAGCTAAACTACAACCTAGAAGCTTTCATTTACATAATATTACATAACCTAATTTTTGAGTAAAAAAACAATGTGGCGTTGCCACTGGTGTATAGGGGTGGAGCATGGAGTACGCTACCTCCCATGAGCACTTGCGGCAGGAAGCGGTACGCTAAAAGAGTGAATGTTCTTCATTTAAATGTGATAGATTGTTATTATGTGGTTTTATGTGTTTTGGTCATACGTGTCTGTTCCGTACAGTAACTTGTGTTTATTTTAGCACTGTTAGGGTCACCGTGTTCATGTCATGTTGGAAGCGTGGAAGCGACCTGGTTCGAACGGTTTATGTGAAAGCTACAACAAAAACGTTGAGTGATTGTGTGACTCTTCCCTTACTGTTCATAAAGCAGTCAATAAAGAGTTGAGATGAACACACAAAACCTGTCTGGCACTCTTACTCCCGCTGACACTATATATAAAatatctcccgacccccccccccccccccccccaaaaaaaaatcctcggatctacacgattcgtGTAGGTCaaccttttcaacttcaaaatggcgaatttcgccgaaaggtgacagattttcatacCAGGATAATGGATGGCATTTAAAAGcataaaaacattttctgcCACTCTATATGAAGTTCAAGTTGGTACTTTGCCTAGGACATTAAAACTATACAAACCAATCTTTGTCCTTAAAATTTTCTGGTACAGAGCCAACTTCATGGCTCCGAAAAGAATGGTAAATCTTACAAAACTTTGTTAAACAAAACGAAACCAACATGCCATCATTTATATCAAGCTAACCATTGGCTGCTTGAGATgcacaaaaaaaaatgtatcacatgtagtgctgtcaattccaaaTCTAGCAAggctgagcaaaatcctggtgaggacttttaatcacggcacctggaattgataGCACTAATCACATGACATTCTGATCTAGACATAAATACGCATGAACATTCCCTTTCTAATTGTTAAATACTCCATTTTTTTTATCTATTCACTGACCATTAGTGGATCGAAGCATATTTCAGAAGGAAGTGCTTAGAGTTGGTTGTTGGATCTTATTACACAATATACTCAGAAAGCATTATAAtgaatttaattttaaacacgCTAATATAAGCAAACAGTCAACATTTTAATGACCTTTTCCATAATGTATTGTGATATTGAACTAAAAATCAAGAGGGAAGAACCAATACAGCTACCTTTCCTGTTTAGGAAACTAAGAGTCTCAAAAAGGGCTGAACAATACACCTCAGACAGAAGACTGAAGGGAAGTGAGTTTTAATCAAGTTATACTCAGAAAAGACAAATCTACAAAACCAATTAATTTGAAGACTTCAAAAATGGGCAAGCATTCACTTATATCACTAAGGAATGGAAGaagtcaattttttttttttaaataaactcaCTCTACTAGTAGGCATAACAAACACTGTTCTTttgtataaaaaataaaagcaacacCTGTCTCACCAGTGAGTTTGTTATAAGAAACTCAAGTTAGGCAGGCCTTTCCACAAACCATAGGTGAACAAACACTCATGTTAAGAGGAAAGACAATAGTCAGTTGTCATTTTAAAATCATCTGAACCAAACCGAGGCATTATATTCCTCAGTCAAAACAGCAACAGCAGATACCAAAGAAAAAACTTCCATTTTGCTCATCTTAAAAGAAATCTGCTGCTGTTGGTCTTCTCTTGAATACAGCTTTCTTCACGCTGACAGTAGATGACAACGTAGGTGATTTCAGCACGCTGGACACTGGTATTTTCTTAGGGTCAAAAGCCACACGAGATGAGCCCACAGGACTTACTAACAAGCTCAAATCGGTCTTCCTGAATTCTGAAAGTTTAAAAAGAATCAGAAAAAAAGTATGAATATGAGATTTGTAAGATATGATCAAAATCAGGAGCACTTCAATGCTAAGACATAAGATTTTTTAAAGATACACATTTTAAAGTGCCCATATACTACATCTTGAAAATACTTTTGATGTGCGTTTGTTTATATTCCAAAAATAATTCATTTTCCTATGAATAGCATTTTAAAGGTTaaatctgaagaaaaaaaaactctacATTTGTCCACATTTTTCCTTAGAAATTTctgttgggtgtgtgtatgcatgcatgtgtatatgtgtatgtatatacactgctcaaaaaaataaagggaacacttaaacaagacaatataactccaagtcaaccacacttctgtgaaaccaacctgttcagttaggaagcaacactgattgtgaatcaatttcacctgctgttgtgcaaatggaatagacaacaggtagaaatgagaggaaattagcaagaccccccctataaatgagtggttctgcaggtggggaccacagaccacttctcagtacctatgctttctggctgatgttttggtcacttttgaatgttggtggtagCCAACCTTTGGTTGGTGCtacctttcacactcgtggtagcatgagacggactctacaacccacacaagtggctcaggtagtgcagatcatccaggatggcacatcaatgcgagctgtggcaagaaggtttgctgtgtctgtcagcgtagtgtccagaggctggaggcgctaccaggagaccgGCCAGTACACCAgaagacgtggaggaggccgtaggagggcaacaacccagcagcaggaccgctacctccgcctttgtgcaagaaggaacaggaggagcactgccagagccctgcaaaatgacctccagcaggccacaaatgtgcatgtgtctgcacaaacagttagaaaccgactccatgaggaaggtatgagggcccgacgtccacagatgggggttgtgctcacagcccaacaccgtgcaggacgcttggcatttgccagagaacaccaggattggcaaattcgccactggcgccttgtgctctttacagatgaaagcaggttcacactgagcatatgtgacagatgtgacagagtctggagagtgatctgctgcctgcaacacatcacgtcatgttgcaccacagactgtccaggagttggcggatgctttagtccaggtctgggaggagatccctcaggagaccatccgccacctcatcaggagcatgcccaggcgttgtagggaggtcatacaggcacgtggaggccacacacaatactgagcctcattttgacttgttttaaggacattacatcaaagttggatcagcctgtagtgtgtttttccactttaattttgtgtggctccaaatccaggcctccattggttaataaatttgatttccattgatgatttttgtgtgattttgttgtcagcacattcaactttgtacagaacaaagtattcaatgagaatatttcattcattcagatctaggatgtgttatttgagtgttccctttatttttttgagcagtgtataatgCAGTGTAAGATACAACTGTGTAAGTTTATACTAATAAGTTCTGAGTGGTAAGAGAACAAAAATGCAGGTAGAAACAAAATTGTGCATGTGGAACATAGAATATAATCCACATAGAATATAGAACATAGAATATAATCCACATAGAATATAGAACATAGAATATAATCCACCAAAGAAATTTATGCTCCACACATAAGTTGTTTCAGTGTCATACCTATTTTGTCCAGAGTTGAGAAAACCCCAATATGATGTCACTTGATCACAGGACAAAATCACATTGTTGTAGTAAATGAACTACAACAACAAATGCTTCCTACTGTGAAAATACAGTAGGGCAGCACAGCAAAACTAACATATCAGTTCTACACAGAACTCACCAGTGGTTTTGTTGTTCTTAAGTCCAAAAGTCACTTTCTTAGTTTCAGACTGTGGAGTATGGAATACCTGTAAATGGAAAAACGCAGACACAaagcaataaataaaaacatcctGAACAAAGACACTTCTTGTGTGTTGGACAAATTTTAATGCCAATGTTCAACGGAAAATACTGCTTCACTTATACTGTTATACTCCTTGCAAGCATGAGGAGATGATTAGTCTAGATAATATGTAAGGTTATACAAGACTATGTGCTTGAGGATATATTCAATAACAGTTACGATGAATTTCTCATTGGTGGAGGTCTTGGGCACAGTGTAATCAGACTGAGTCTGCTCATCCCTCCCCGTATAACTCTGCCTGATTGGCTACAAACTACATCCTCAGACCTGAATACAAAGGGATTTGTTAATTAAAGCATGCAGATGTCTGATGACATTAAATACATCTATTCGTGGGGATTTGTATACATTTCTTTCCCAATAATAATGAAGATTACCATCTCTCTGGCCATTCATTGGTTACCTTTTTTAGATCACTAAAATATCCTACAGTTCGTGTGATAAGTGTTTACTTGGTCAAAGTTTTCAGGTGAATATCAAATATGATAGTATCCTAATACCTGGGAAGATGTTGGGTTATCTGTAGAGACTGAGACTCAAAGTACCAGTTCTGCCAGCCAATTAATAAGGCTTCCTTTTGCTAATGAACTGGATGAAGTAGAGGAAGGTTTTTAATATTTCACTCCGAGATGTTGATGGGGAAGGAATTCACAAAGGTCTGACTTACTACAGCCCTGTGAAGCCCATTCTCTTTGTGCACCAGCAAACCTGCTGCTTCAGGAACCGTCTTTGCTAAAGGCTGTTTGCATGTTTTTGACTATTTGTCTCGGATGTCAATAATACTGGGAAACATTGGGAAATTTTCCCCAGTGCCTACTAAGCACTGCATAAAaccaaataaatatttaacacaGAACCTAGCATCCTTATATTAAGAGTCTCAATCCATGATGGACTAATGAATTTTAAGTGTTCAACAATAAGACTTCAGTGATGCCCCCAGTTAAAACAGTGTTCAAAAGTACAAATGTTTTTCTCTAGTTAATTTTCAATTAATCAATTTCTTCAACACTAGTGCAGCATTTACTGTACTATGTGGATGGATTTTGAGAGTGCATGTTTTGTTTATAATAGCATTGTTTATAGTGAAGATTGCACTATAAAAGAATACATAAAGTATACCAACTATCTATATTACTCACCCAATAAAATATTTCACTTATCTGGCAATGGTTTCTTGCTTGTTCACATaaacattaataaaaaaaaattaataaactgCATCTAGTATCAAACAGTGATCAAGAAAAATAGCAAAATATAGTCTAAATATACGTCCTAAATATTTTCATATATCTCacacagataaaaacggtctgcaagcaagttaaatttaattagtggtgggtCGTTATctgcccaccactaatatatatataaatctattCTGAAATTTTGAGAAGATGTGTACCTTGGAGATGGATAGTGGTGTGCCGGGGCCTTTTGGTTTGGTTTTACAGTagagtggagtgggtggagtagtTTCTCCCTGGAAGGAGATCAAACCAGCTGCTGCTTTTGAGGTTTTCATCTTCAGCTTCTTGTTGGGCAGTGCAGTGAAGGAGAGATCCGCATCCTGGTGCTCCATGGTCCTGCGTGTGTCCTGTGCAGACTGACTGTCCCGCTCTCCTGTCAGACACTCTGCCAACTGCATCTTTCGcttctggactttctttttaaGGGGCCTGCAGGACGATTGCACTGTACGCAGTGGCtcttcagtctctctcacttCTACTTCCAATCCCTGTTGTTCTGATGAAACGCGTTTCTGCTTCTCTTTCTTCAGTGACTTGACTTCAGAAAGTTCAACAGCGTCTGCTTTTTCTGCACCAATGTAATTCATCTTAATTTTTGTGCAGTCAGGTGTCATGTCTACATCTCCATAATTCCTGGTTTCTCTTGTTTTACCTTTTGATTTCTGTTTCTTGTTCTTTTTCATCAAAAATGGAGCGGTATGATGTGATGAGTGCTGTTCTGTTGTAATCACTTCAGCAGCTGGTGTGTTCGAGGAAATACATTCTGTTTGAATCTTCTCTAGTAGAGTGTTTGTGATCTTTGCATCAGCTCTCATCTCTATaatcctctttttttttttgcccggCATGCAAGCATCATCACGTGTCTTATCTTCTGACAGAGTCATTTCTACAGGGAATGTTCCACTTGGGTCTTCTGGTCTTTTATCTGCACATCTCTTCTTTGGTGCTTTAGCTTCTCTGCATGTTTTACCTGCTGTGCAGCTTGTGCTGCTCCTTTCATCTGCGCTCACActtttgttctttttcttcttcagtGGAGCAAGATCATCAAGGTCCTCCAAACGCTGGATGTTTTCAGAGACGTCGTTTGCACACTCGAAGGTTGGTTTTCTAGCTTGACtttttttatacttttttttacttttcttcCCATTGCCAGATAGAACAGCAGTTTGCTCGTTTTCACCTGAGCCCTCCAATACTGTCCTTAGAACGGGGTGATTTTTTAACCCTTCATCACCACCGAGTTCTTTATGCATGTCTTTTGAAATTAAAAAAGATTCAGGTGCGGCTTCTTCCCCAACTTCCATTATATCTAACTTCAGGCTTTTGCCTTTGCTTTTTTTGTATTTAATGATGTTGGCCTTCACATGCCTTTGTAAACCTGGTTTGTTATCCTGGGCTTGTAGTTTGTCTTCATTTTCTCCCTCTGAAGTGCATGATCCAGTGGTTTGACTTGCGGCCCTTGGGTTCCCAACAACTTCACAAGCTGCaaaatgtaaatgaacaaaagagACTAATGTTAAAGACAAAATTAGTGATAGAGAGCAAGAGTCTGCCCTAGTGATAGGGCAGTTACAGTCAGTTGTTTATAGGGAGCCAGAGCACCAGACATTAGTTGCAACCTTAGACCGTCAGCCAATAGATAGATATTCAAGGATAGTTATACATgcaggggccaacgatatatgTCTGCGGAAGTCAGAAGTAACTAAGGCAaatattaacaaatacgagcctcttgtaattccaggacgaaacatgagagaacgtgaagacattaagattgggcgttttgaaaataaacaaccattaaataatgtgataaaaaagcgaattatttcaaatcattttgagtacatgtataaatagttaacttaagtttaatgtgcttggaaatattgaaatggaccttgaaagtgacgtacaagtgcttgaatttcaCCTTGTAATGATGTAGGCTATgaacccagcaaacatgactttgttcattgcgctaaGGCGCGGtgtgcgcgaagttacaaaattcgagaggtgcacaacctcgcaaattgacagcgcgcgaggccctcgcgcacaggcgtagccaccgcgattacatcattttcgccgctgattttagtttagcctttttttgttaaaaaatgtgttaagtctgatgcgctttctgccattctcactgcagtgtgctgagtagctgaaccggagcggagttgcgcatgcgcgggtgagTTTGTCCGCTGggttgctttttaccggtaataagtaaacgcacacggtatgataaccgtgcattttaataccgtggtataccgtgaaaccggttaccgctgca
The genomic region above belongs to Brachyhypopomus gauderio isolate BG-103 chromosome 3, BGAUD_0.2, whole genome shotgun sequence and contains:
- the rrp1 gene encoding uncharacterized protein rrp1; translation: MAPASSKRDPEIFLAQRLASNEKSTRTKALKTLRKYISLRSQKVEGGFSSADLLKIWKGLFYCLWMQDKPLLQEELSDQISRLMHSFCTTDSQLLYFETFLQTLKREWNGIDRLRMDKFFQLVRFVFRQAFEMLKRREWETSMVNHFSERFMAQLFQSKDGVPDGLVLHILDVYMTELAKIGSSELTADQNLTLIDPFCKTMAKTKDRLLVTSISKHIFSTIVDQAPFAIEDLMKELYQGADSDSLKASDDEEETFDQSDLKMSRRANKVNGVQEKNNQDRQGETPDMEDVHPHEDSDSEDAEHVLQFDYAAIADRLFELGSHKNTPNFNRTRMYSMVKIFRDLSEGVFPQNEDEDGDKLDSSDDELFNKKKNKQKRKKEKKDEEGTFGKKQKSCEVVGNPRAASQTTGSCTSEGENEDKLQAQDNKPGLQRHVKANIIKYKKSKGKSLKLDIMEVGEEAAPESFLISKDMHKELGGDEGLKNHPVLRTVLEGSGENEQTAVLSGNGKKSKKKYKKSQARKPTFECANDVSENIQRLEDLDDLAPLKKKKNKSVSADERSSTSCTAGKTCREAKAPKKRCADKRPEDPSGTFPVEMTLSEDKTRDDACMPGKKKKRIIEMRADAKITNTLLEKIQTECISSNTPAAEVITTEQHSSHHTAPFLMKKNKKQKSKGKTRETRNYGDVDMTPDCTKIKMNYIGAEKADAVELSEVKSLKKEKQKRVSSEQQGLEVEVRETEEPLRTVQSSCRPLKKKVQKRKMQLAECLTGERDSQSAQDTRRTMEHQDADLSFTALPNKKLKMKTSKAAAGLISFQGETTPPTPLYCKTKPKGPGTPLSISKVFHTPQSETKKVTFGLKNNKTTEFRKTDLSLLVSPVGSSRVAFDPKKIPVSSVLKSPTLSSTVSVKKAVFKRRPTAADFF